A DNA window from Mastacembelus armatus chromosome 11, fMasArm1.2, whole genome shotgun sequence contains the following coding sequences:
- the LOC113126213 gene encoding progranulin-like isoform X1 → MQMFRISLCLLVGVLVWDFASCSVKCPDGKTCSDSSTCCKSNHGYSCCLYPKAVCCSDLVHCCPSGFRCNLDTQMCDKVNEPWMRVPMVKKEAAEESSAVIPPESPGQELESNHVPEEEKSSVVFCDFDHYCPSSTTCCKHPTGTWFCCPHYPGRCCLDGFHCCPFGYDCDLTYTFCLKGDLRFPFTPKQALSSVPASLVSTLEDKPSFKETPMTALTEASGGAPEAGVIRCDSKSYCSPGTTCCKGQSTGQWNCCPYPLGQCCADGRHCCEYGYACDPSSLSCRRWYSQVPSGAQEDAKTD, encoded by the exons ATGCAGATGTTCAGGATCAGCCTGTGCCTGTTGGTGGGAGTCCTAGTGTGGGACTTCGCATCATGCTCCGTCAAGTGTCCCGATGGGAAGACCTGCTCTGATTCCTCCACCTGCTGTAAATCTAACCATGGATATAGTTGCTGTCTGTATCCAAAA GCCGTCTGCTGCTCGGATCTGGTCCACTGCTGCCCTTCAGGATTTCGCTGTAACTTAGACACCCAGATGTGCGATAAGGTAAACGAGCCGTGGATGAGGGTGCCCATGGTGAAGAAAGAGGCTGCAGAGGAATCAAGCGCCGTCATCCCACCTGAATCTCCCGGTCAGGAGCTCGAAAGCAATCATGtcccagaggaggagaagagttCAGTTGTCTTCTGTGACTTCGACCATTATTGCCCTTCCAGCACTACCTGCTGCAAACACCCCACAGGCACCTGGTTCTGTTGCCCTCACTATCCC GGCCGCTGTTGTCTGGATGGCTTCCACTGTTGTCCATTTGGCTACGATTGTGATCTCACTTATACATTCTGTTTGAAGGGAGACCTGAGGTTTCCTTTCACCCCCAAACAAGCTCTGTCTTCAGTCCCCGCCTCTCTCGTTTCCACTTTGGAAGACAAACCCAGCTTCAAGGAG ACACCTATGACAGCTCTAACAGAGGCCAGTGGTGGCGCTCCAGAGGCTGGAGTCATTCGCTGTGATTCCAAGTCTTACTGCTCACCAGGGACAACTTGCTGCAAGGGACAATCCACAGGCCAGTGGAACTGCTGTCCCTACCCATTG GGTCAGTGTTGTGCAGATGGTCGGCACTGCTGTGAGTATGGATATGCCTGTGACCCCTCATCCCTGTCATGCAGGCGATGGTACTCCCAGGTCCCCTCAGGAGCACAGGAAGATGCCAAAACAGACTGA
- the LOC113126213 gene encoding progranulin-like isoform X2 encodes MFRISLCLLVGVLVWDFASCSVKCPDGKTCSDSSTCCKSNHGYSCCLYPKAVCCSDLVHCCPSGFRCNLDTQMCDKVNEPWMRVPMVKKEAAEESSAVIPPESPGQELESNHVPEEEKSSVVFCDFDHYCPSSTTCCKHPTGTWFCCPHYPGRCCLDGFHCCPFGYDCDLTYTFCLKGDLRFPFTPKQALSSVPASLVSTLEDKPSFKETPMTALTEASGGAPEAGVIRCDSKSYCSPGTTCCKGQSTGQWNCCPYPLGQCCADGRHCCEYGYACDPSSLSCRRWYSQVPSGAQEDAKTD; translated from the exons ATGTTCAGGATCAGCCTGTGCCTGTTGGTGGGAGTCCTAGTGTGGGACTTCGCATCATGCTCCGTCAAGTGTCCCGATGGGAAGACCTGCTCTGATTCCTCCACCTGCTGTAAATCTAACCATGGATATAGTTGCTGTCTGTATCCAAAA GCCGTCTGCTGCTCGGATCTGGTCCACTGCTGCCCTTCAGGATTTCGCTGTAACTTAGACACCCAGATGTGCGATAAGGTAAACGAGCCGTGGATGAGGGTGCCCATGGTGAAGAAAGAGGCTGCAGAGGAATCAAGCGCCGTCATCCCACCTGAATCTCCCGGTCAGGAGCTCGAAAGCAATCATGtcccagaggaggagaagagttCAGTTGTCTTCTGTGACTTCGACCATTATTGCCCTTCCAGCACTACCTGCTGCAAACACCCCACAGGCACCTGGTTCTGTTGCCCTCACTATCCC GGCCGCTGTTGTCTGGATGGCTTCCACTGTTGTCCATTTGGCTACGATTGTGATCTCACTTATACATTCTGTTTGAAGGGAGACCTGAGGTTTCCTTTCACCCCCAAACAAGCTCTGTCTTCAGTCCCCGCCTCTCTCGTTTCCACTTTGGAAGACAAACCCAGCTTCAAGGAG ACACCTATGACAGCTCTAACAGAGGCCAGTGGTGGCGCTCCAGAGGCTGGAGTCATTCGCTGTGATTCCAAGTCTTACTGCTCACCAGGGACAACTTGCTGCAAGGGACAATCCACAGGCCAGTGGAACTGCTGTCCCTACCCATTG GGTCAGTGTTGTGCAGATGGTCGGCACTGCTGTGAGTATGGATATGCCTGTGACCCCTCATCCCTGTCATGCAGGCGATGGTACTCCCAGGTCCCCTCAGGAGCACAGGAAGATGCCAAAACAGACTGA